The region GGCGAGGCCGTCACCCGAATTCCGCTGGATAACTACTACGAGGACCTCTCGCACCTCGAGCCTGCCGACCGCGCACAGGTCAACTACGACCATCCCGACGCGTTCGAGTGGGACCTCCTGTGCGAGCATCTCGAGGCACTGCTCGCGGGTGAGCCAATCGAGATGCCCCAGTATGATTTTGAGATCCACAACCGCGCAGACGAGTGCGTGACTGTCGCCCCTTCTGAGGTGATCGTCCTCGAGGGCATTTTCGCGCTGTACGACGAGACCATCCTCGAGATGCTGGATCTGTGCGTCTACGTGATGACCGACGCGGACGTCCGCATCCTCCGCCGGATCGAACGCGACGTGGTCGAGCGCGGACGCGACCTCGAGGGCGTCATCGAGCAGTACCTCGAGACGGTGAAACCGATGCACGAACGGTTCGTCGACCCGACGAAAAAGAACGCGGACGTAATCATCCCCGAAGGCGCGAATCAGGTTGCGGTGGAGCTGTTAATTGAGAAGATTGAGGCGGAACGCTCTAGCGGAGACATGGATGCCGGGGGCGAGTCGGCCCCCGAGAACGACCAGAATCAAGAACTCACGTTTTCGGATTCGGCGGAGTAGTGTTCAGGAATCGCTCGAGTAGTCTCACCTGGTCACCGACCAGCGAACCCCGGTGGAACCCGACATTCCTTTAGTCGCCCCCTGAATACGAGCGGGTATGTTCCTCTCCCTACGCGACGAGGTCGCAGACGCCCTCGAGGGGGCGCTCTCGAGCCTCGAGTATCCCACCGACGATCTCGGTCTCGAAGAACCGCCCGAGGATGTCCCGAGCGTCCTCGCCTCGAGCGTGGCGTTCCGACTCGCGAGCGAGGCTGGCGCAGCGCCGCCACAGGTCGCCGCTGAGATTGCCGACGAAATCGACGTGGAGGACCTCGAGTACGTTGGCGAACTCCAGACCCAGGGGCCGTACCTGAACTTCTTGCCGAGTGACGCCTACCTCGCGGACACGCTCGCGGAAGCGACCGACGAGTCCTACGGCGCACTTCCAGACCGCGAGACGAGCGTCGTCGTCGAACACACGAGTGCGAACCCAACGGGGCCGGTGCACGTCGGCCGCGCGCGCAATCCGATCATCGGCGACGCCGTGGCGAACCTGCTTGACTATGCAGGATACGACGTCGAGCGCCACTACTACGTCAACGACGCGGGACGGCAGATGGCCGTCTTTACGTGGGCCT is a window of Natronolimnobius sp. AArcel1 DNA encoding:
- the udk gene encoding uridine kinase; translated protein: MHNPSFVIGIAGGTGAGKTTVARTVANHVGEAVTRIPLDNYYEDLSHLEPADRAQVNYDHPDAFEWDLLCEHLEALLAGEPIEMPQYDFEIHNRADECVTVAPSEVIVLEGIFALYDETILEMLDLCVYVMTDADVRILRRIERDVVERGRDLEGVIEQYLETVKPMHERFVDPTKKNADVIIPEGANQVAVELLIEKIEAERSSGDMDAGGESAPENDQNQELTFSDSAE